Proteins encoded in a region of the Sander lucioperca isolate FBNREF2018 chromosome 4, SLUC_FBN_1.2, whole genome shotgun sequence genome:
- the gng13a gene encoding guanine nucleotide-binding protein G(I)/G(S)/G(O) subunit gamma-13a, with protein sequence MEELDVPQMRREVESLQYQLAINREKSSITVTELVKWIEGCVCEDPFLNPELMRANPWVEKGKCVIL encoded by the exons ATGGAGGAGTTAGACGTTCCACAGATGAGGAGAGAAGTGGAAAGCCTTCAGTATCAGCTGGCAATCAACAGGGAGAAATCCTCCATCACTGTTACTGA gctGGTGAAGTGGATCGAGGGTTGTGTTTGTGAAGATCCATTTCTGAACCCTGAGCTGATGAGAGCCAACCCCTGGGTGGAGAAGGGCAAGTGTGTGATCCTCTAA